In Solenopsis invicta isolate M01_SB chromosome 6, UNIL_Sinv_3.0, whole genome shotgun sequence, the genomic window attttgttgctttcattcttttttaattaatcaaagtaAATTGATATCGAGAAGAAATAAACTACTTTATTTCTTCTAACTAAAGTAGAATTAATATGATAAAGGACATCTTATGATATACAGCTTTTGTTACagcatatttttgtaattttcaatcattttgTGAATATTGTGTACATTtggtatgtaaaattataattcaaaggCAGTTTCAAtgcgttattaaatatttgcttaAATCCATCAGGCAGAGTTGGAAAAATCTTCAGATGACAGTGAAAATAAACAGGATGATCCAACTGCTGCAGCTTCTGGTAGCATTGAAGTCAGTATACAACTATTCTCTGTGTTGTAGCAGTGACACAATTATACGGTGCAAGTTGATCTTTTAGGACGAATTAAAGGAGCTGCAGGGTATGAAATGTAAAGCTCCTCATGGCAGTACTTGGGGCGGTATCGGTTATCACAATGCTATGGTATGTTCTGTTTATAGAGACAGTGATGAACCGATTAAAAATATTCACGATATTAAGGCAAGTTAACAGTAtactaattgtaaaattgttatatatatatatatttttttttttatttcatctttgGCTTTGATTATCCATTTGATTATCAATTCTAGGTTCGAGTGCTCTTTCTCAATCCAACGCACAAAGAGATGATTCCATGTCCATATTTTCTCGATGGTAATTGCAAGTTTTCTGATGAAAATTGCCATTATTGTCATGGTGAAATTGTGCCATTTTCAAGCCTACAAGAATACaagtattttttcttattcaattaaaaagatttCAAGATTTGTTTTCTATAAGAATCAAACAAgtccaaaaagttaaatttgaaGGAAATGAAACTTCTCatctttaaaaattgtttattatataaataaataaaataataaaataataatttttcagacaTGTAATAAGAAGAGAAAACgagaaataaagaattttaagtttatttatttattgatttacattttaaaatcctatttaaaaaacagaaaataaataaaacctcTGGACTTATTTAGttcttatgaaaattttatagttattaccaACTTGTATTTACATGTCTGGTTTTTTGTTTGCTTGCTGgaataaaattgttcacaatattattgataatgaaAGATTCGACGTCATGATCCAgatctataaaaaaatgaacttgTTTGATAGAATAACTTGCGATTTACAGGGAGCCTGATTTTCATAGTATCAAAGTAGGAAGCAAAGTATtaactaaacaaaaaaataatatgtggCATAGATccattgttttaaaattgccTGAAAATGATGAAGATGAATATAGAGTAAAATTTGAGTCAAGTGGTAAAATTATAGAAGCCGCTTTACAAGATCTCTTGCCTCttggtaaaaatatattataaattaattatgtccATTTTTTGAGAAACAAACTCATTTGAGAAAAATGTGGATTGTATTCGCAGATGACACAAACTTAGAAATATCAGATACATCTGATGATAgcgatgataatgatgatgacgatgataaTGTTAGTAATGTTGATAATATTGATAACGATTCCGAACCACATTCCTATATAAATGATCAATTGGTTCACAAATCTCTTTTGACATTACAATCTAACGAGCCTTTAGGAAATTGGGAGAGACACACACGTGGTATTGGCAGCAAATTAATGATGCAAATGGGTTACGTAATTGGCACTGGTCTTGGAAAACAAAGTGATGGTAGAATAGAACCTGTTGAAGCTCAGGTTTTACCAGCAGGAAAATCATTAGGTTAGTTGTTCAAGTTTcttcaattatataaaacgatgttaaatgtttattttactttttagatcACTGCATGGAATTACGTGAATTTGCTGGCAATGATAAAGATTTGTTTTCCGCCGAACGTAAAATGcgtaaacaacaaaaaaaattggagcAGCAAAAAGAAAGACAGTatcaaagagaaaaacaaaaagtggataacaatgtatttaattttataaataaagcgtTAGGTGATAAGCgtaagttgaaaaaaaaacatttattgacTATAAATAACGTGAAAATTACagttaagtattatttatacatttttgtgcAGCTAAAGAAAGTTCAGCTAGTAGTTCGCAAAGTAAAGATAAACTTAGGACAGAATCCACTAGGAACCTAAATGTAGCAAGTTTTCAAATTGGAGAAAACATAAATCGTTTAGAACGGGAATCGTCAAAGCTCAAAGAATCATTAATGAAGCATGCCAAGGGTAGCGTACTTTATAATAGTATTGCGATAAGATATAACGAGAAACAAAAGGAACTCACTAACTTGAGAGCTtccgaaaaaaatattgtcgcCGAACAGAATCAAAGGAAGACTAAAGCTAAattctctgtgttttgatatcTACATGAGAACatgagagaaaaatatgttaagTCTGCTTGTATATAAAGCTAAATATATTGTAGTAATACTTCTCACATAAGTGGATTTCCTTTTTACAAGCTAAATGTTCCTGACTGAAAAATcagtaatatatttgtaattatgaAGATATTTGTGAAGAACAAAAAGCAAGGAAATGGcaaattaacaaaactttttttattaaatgcaaaGTTATGAAAATGTACATGTTCCACTTTAAACAGTGCAGTCAAATATCTAATATCGAAAACTGGTATCACGGTTTTTTAAACAAGTATATGCATACACAGcctataataataaacatattaataattttatcatatatattgacCCTAgtgggaaaaaattttaataaaattttgatgattgTTTATGATTATTTTGTTGACTTTTATGTTCATCTtggaacatttttattaataattttatcaaaaatttattaattttaataaaattttattaattcgtcACTACAATGTCtgcaatttttcattataatttcatcacaaatttattacactttcaataaaattttcttttgtattaattagtcctgttttattaataattttttgttgaaatttcatcaaattctcattaaaatgttttttattaaacgcAGAAAATCTTTTCAGCGATATTTAgcgataattacaattttattgcgcATAttgaaatttcacaaaatttaataaaatatcgaatttatagaaattctattaaattttctcaattttgagtagaaaaaatttattaggttTTGTAAATTGTAACTTTTTCTGTAGGAAATGTaaacaaaagttattaaagataaaagatgtgtatatatactacatatataattaatattgctattgtattatattttatatgtaatattattaaatattatataacatgatCAATTTCCTacgaaaagaaatttaaaaaattcaaaagagaATATAGATCTGCTGCATGAGAACATTGccaagtatattattaaaagtgtGATATTAAAcggaacaaacaaaaaataaaacaggaaTGAAGCAAGAaagattattcaataaaatttacaaaattgaattATGCGACGATTTCTTTTTCTTGCGCGAGATTTAACATATCTTCAGAATTCACAGTAATGTCTCTATGAGTCGACAGGATCGACGGTCACGCTATGCAAATGATCAGTCATTGTGttgcacaaatttttacaatttttcgaaatttaaacCTTCCTCTTTCTTTCCGAATACGTTCATGATTCAAAATATGCGTTTTTGAAACAATAGTATCATAGTACTGTTATTATAGCACGGATACGAACCACAAATTATATACCGACAGTGCAAAAAATAGAAGTGACTACGTAATTCATGTACACTTTGCCAGCTGGCATTAGAGTGCAGAGGATATACTTGGTGTTTAGATTTCTTTCTGCATGTTgtgtgatattatttattattgtattttcaatTGTGAGTTAGTGACGCATAAGTATTAATGATGTCGGAAGAAATTTTGTCAAAAGGCTCGAATTATGAGAAAGATAAGAATGATTCCACGACGTTGTCGGAATTATTTGACAACGCTTTTGAGCTGTACAATAGTATCAATGCTACTGCAGAACCAACAAACAGTTCAAAAGTACaggtaaaatttaaaacttttttgacaaaataattcataaatcctcgattattatacaatatttaaatattgtacaatattactGGATCATCTGGAGGCTACATtgagtttattttgaattgttgaAAAGAATAtagtacaatatttattattgtatactaTTTTATGgtatataattgatttttacataaaataatactcGTCTCTTATTGCAACAAAGATTGAATACCTTTTTTGTCTTTTTGTGTTACTCGTTACAGTTAGACATAAAACGAGCAATGCGTATGTTTGAGGATGCAACAAAACTGGTATCTATGGTGGATATGTTTAGCGACAATGAAACTTTCGAGGAAGTGGCTACAGAGaatatcaaatactttttattaccaGCTTTGTTAGGCAAGCTCACCAATCAGATATGCATCACTGATGACAGAATGCATCTTGTTAAAGTAGCAGAAGTCTATTTTGTAGACTTTTTAAAGAGACTGAAAGCATATGGTTTGACAGACATTAAAATACCAGAAATCAGTTCAACCGACGAAAAGAATAAAGTAGCAGATCATAATACACCGGAATCTTCATCAAAAATGTTAGAGAATATGGttggtttcttttttattacactGTCATATTATAAACTGTTGTacagcataattattttgatcctGTCTGTTATAGGTGATTCGTAGAAATACAAAGATACAAAGATATCAGCAGGAAAAAGATTTGGAATCTCGTTTGGAtactttgaagaaaaatttggACAATCCAAATATTGACGACGAAATCAAAAGGGAATATTTTGTtactcttttaaaattatacgtgGTTCGAATTGTTGaggaattaaatttattaaagacagagaaagaaatattagagaacATGAAGAAAATGGAACCGATGCACACTTTACCTTCTGAATCACAAAGGACTCAGAAGCAAAGATCGTCGGCTCCAAAACTGCAACCCATTATCATTACGCGTAACGAGATGCAAAAGAAAGTTTATGGAGCGGGTTATCCAAGTTTACCAGTCTTAACGGTACAGGAGTTCTATGAACAAAGAGTCAAAGATGGAGAGTAagtagatattatttattatatattctttgatatttgaatattttttaaaattttttcaaatattggaaaagatttttttgcaattatttacaCATCTATATgggcatattaaaaaaaataccagCTTATTTTTGCCATGATTTAAATTGCAGAAATTATCcgaaacaaaatattcaaaaaaattcttaatgtaATTCTTATCCAATCtacaatcaagttaaaaaaaaataattgtgtataaatagcagttgaaaaaattttcatatttttatttcattcttttttcgaGATGttttcgtatttaaaaaaatcggagtttaaatttttttatcaaattctatgagaaaaaaattttaatacaaattctcaaaattttgagTCAATTAAAACTGAACGAGTTACCGTAGCAATATattcgaaaaatgttttttccgaaaaaatacgttacaaattttgcaccagtttatacatttataaaaacttgaaaattttttatctttaatctctctctctctctctctctctctttctctctctctttctctctctctctcggttcaaactatcaaaaaatgttttaaaaaattcgatttgttGAAACTCTAAAAAGCGAGAATATTCCCTTGacaaagcatttttttattgatgaaaATTGGTATTGTTTTAGTTGGCCTGATCCATCGCAGCATAATGCAACAAATTCTCAGTGTCTTCAAGATATGGCGAACAAAGATACGAGCGCGAACAATGAGGACAGCGAAGCCGTTTTGAAGGAGGAGATGGAAGAAAATGATGATTCTGAATATCTCGAACGAACGCGTGCAATGGATGAATATAAAGACACGCATCGTCGCGGATGGGGTAATCGTGCTAATAGAAGTTAGACGTACGAGAAAATATACAAgcttaataaatgttattttatacccCAGTAtgcgttttttttatgttttcatttGATTTTTGAAACTGTGACTCACGAGTcacattttatcaaatttgcGAACAATTACGAGTTTATCTTGAGACAGTAAAATAAACCAGCAAAATGAGTCCTGCAAGCGTGGAAGATATTTAAGACAAatctttaaaacaaattattaatgtatatatgtacgtgtGTCTCATTCCTCTAATTAAACAACCTCTTTATGATTAGTAATTGTACAGTATTCCTCGAGATAATTAATGCGCAATAATATTAAGCGTCTAGCAGGGTGCCCGCCTCGGTAAACTTACAAacatacatttttgtaatgaaatgaataataatttagtatCTCCTTGAAATCGTTGACTGAAATAATTTTCGTTGATGTCGAAAATGTTtgcaaagttatattttatgtttccgCATTGTGTGTGTATAACAAGATTCCATCGAATACGCAATGGAGAAACCAGTGGGGTTCTTCCTACTTAACATTAAGCGCGCTATTGTTATCATTGCAAGAAATAaaatcatgaattatttaatacgaatctgtaatatatttatctGTGGAAATTTATCGCTTAGCTATATTCTAGATCCTTCAGAAAATTGCGCTGCGACAGCTCGCTCGCCTCGAGGATTCGTGCTTGAATGTTAATCTTGATGTTAGTAATGACTCACAATCCTGTAATATACATGGTGCACCTATCACCTATAGTTGAATATCTGTAAATGGTTGTCTCGCGACGTAGTGCACTTACTAGAAGGCCATTACATATGCGTATGCTATagtatacataaatacatagaaATCTGTTATATCCCAACATACGCGTGTCAGTGCATGTAATCAACAGTACCATAAAGTTAATATCATCAACGATAATGGTACTCGATCCGGAACGCGGCAATTTATCAAGTCGATAAATGCGAATGTAATTTACATCATTAACAtcgatcaaatttttatattttctattgattGCTCTCATTACAGATATGAGAAACCTATGGATTCGCATTCCGCGCGTAATTTTTCTATCCGTATATGTATCTGTATATAGATTGATTatccttcatatttttttcagagagagaaagaatgagTATGTGTTTTGCTGCAATCACTGCATTATTGTTTGTTCTCCGAAGTATATGGAAGcttattaaaaagagaaattattcaGAAAAGCAAGATATCttaacgtttaaattttatattgaattataaattaataagatttattgaatcGATCTATTCAaaagaaatatctttaaataaaaagttttttcaatatttcatgttgttaacaaaaaattatattcttcatCAGTGTATTTCTCAATGTAAAGAAGTcaaaagaaaaatggaaaattctaaaatttgctATCTATTTCTATTCTGATATGGGCCACGTTGAAGAGTCATTAGGGAGAAGACTGTGAGAGAATGGATACAATTATGATTTAGTTAGCTGTAACTGTATTTTAGAGTGTCTCTctataatcttgaaatttacagCACAACTTTACTCTTAGTCATAACACAAAAAAAACCACAAAATTGCAGACATCATCTCCAGATTTAATAGATATTGGCTAATTGTAAGTTTAATATCCATATGGACATTGGGGtgctctcgctctctttctctctctctctctctctctctctatatatatatatatacatatatatatacatatacatacatatacacacacacacacacatacatacatatacatatacaatctCCTCAGGCTTCTTTCTGAAATCTCTGTAGTTAGATTGCTCGCTCAGTGAGCATATTTAGCTACTCCATCCAGCTTGAACATAATTACGATATAAACTATGGTGGTAGACGTTCTGAACaccttttattactttttgttgACATTATAAGGCATAACAAAACTTGTGAGTCAATCACATCGAGATTTAAGTGGAACGtttgattacattaattaaagtgGAAAAAATAAATGCCtctagtagcattttctgcaaAGCAGAATGTGTAGTTAAATGCAGCAAAATTGAGTTAGATGTGCAAAAGATTATTCACAATATGGTTCTGTTGACAGTCTGTCAGCAAGATTCGTGCAATGTATGTACATGCAAATGAACTGTTGGCAGATATTTGCTGCAGAAATCGAACTTAATTGAAGTAAATTCTTTCCCTAATTGCAGTCTGTAAACAGAATGCTGTAATTCTTGTAGCAGATACGTCCAAGTTTCTTACGAGACTCTGCCTTACAAAATCTTTTGGAGGACTTGAgcagaatgaggaagcagatcatagCTTTCAGAATTTGACAAGAtgtgctgcaagatttacaacAGTCTTATTACAACAAATTGCTACTAGGggagtttaatatttatttgacaaaCAGACAACTGATTTTGACGGTGGCACCAAAAAATACAGTCACTTTCTTGCTCACCGCTCAATGAAGATGGCGTCTAACCCTGAAATCGCGCCATAACGCGCAGGTGTCATTCAGGAACGACAAAAATGCTGCGAGCCGCGACTCAACGGTGcatatacacgcgcgcgcgcacacgtatatatatacatgcatgTGTGTTAGTGTTGGCGCGCAACAGGTTGTCCGACagtgtttgaatatttttttccgtAACGTGTTGCGTGCTTGGAAACACGCATGTACGCAGTCGCAGCGATTAATACCGCGCGCGCGCCGCATATACGTTGATATACGTATTGTATGCATGCACGTATGtagtatgtacatacgtatgtacgtatgtacgtatgtacgtatgcacgcacgcacgcacgcacgcacgcacgtatgtatgtacgtacgtacgtacgtacgtaacgtatgtacatacatagcaTTTCGTTTTCGCCCGCGCTACCGAGCATTTCAATCTCCAATTCTCATTAGACATTCTCGGAAGTGATTAACCTCGAAAAATCGCGCTCAGTATTCGTTTCTCGTGCGATAAAAAGTGTATCACTCCCCTCAGCACACTTTGCCTAAGAATGTCCTTAAAATGTCCTCCGTACCTGTACGTACGTCTTTAGGACGTTCCTTGGAGATCTGTGTGCTACATGGTGCTGTGTATGAGCTCGTAGCTCACAGAAGAAtgttcatctctctctctctttctctctcgctctttttctctctgttcAAATTCTCCAGTATCTTGAAACTTATTGCTTTCGAAGGCACACGATGAGCCTGCACACGTCATTGAGTTCCCCCGCAAAGGACGCTCTCGCTCGTTGCGACGCGCATACCAGCGCGTACTCCATTCATGAAAAAGGCGTCGCGGAGTTGCAACTGCAGAATTAGTGCAAGTCGCAGGTGACGAATTACGTTGCGTGTCGCGATGTACGCGCTCATACGTGCTCGTAAACACTAAttgcgcacgtgtgtgtgtgtgcgtgtgcgtgcgtgcgtgcgtgcgtgcgtgcgtggtgcGTGCGAGCGCGCcacgtaaaatgtaaaatgtatttcGATGCATGTGCATGACGAGCGTGAACGAGCGCACCAGAGCGCACGAACGCGAGATTTGTGGAAGCTGCGTGTTTACACAAACGCGCCTGCGATGCCGTCTATTATTCGAGGGGGGGACGGTGTACGTCGCAAATTAATCACCCGACTTCGCGCCTCACGCATTCTTTACGTCTGTTCGACTACATCTCTGCTGTTTACGAGCATGTTGGAAGTCGCGCTCGCGTTAAATGCGTGTACCAAATAAACGATCGTGACTGTTATATATCATCTAAGTTTGCTCGTGGAACGTGTGATGAAACACTCAAGTTTGCTCGATACACGTATCACTTGCGACATTTTactaaaagatatatattttattgtgaataATTGTTTGTGCTCCTCAATTGTGTCGATCAAGCGCTCCGTTAAAAGTCTTTTTGGAGTCTTTGGAGTAAACCAGAGAGTTGCGCcataaatttcacaaaattgcATCTGTACGTTGTTTATATGTTCTTTACATTTACATACTTTACGTTTACATGAAACTTCTTCAGGTAGATAATATAccagaaaatttattataaattaggtAACACAGCTACTATCCAGCATTGAGcatttacaagtaaaatataaattgtttacttTACATGTATGTACAATGTATACTATGTTTAACATGTCACCTGTAAcaatatgtaaacaataatctaTGAATTATCAAACATTCGGATTTCATTAGAAACagtagaaattatattttcctttttaatatttaaagtatatatttcattattttatccaAATATTAAGGTCTTTATCACTATTAAGATGTATTATCAATCTTAAAACTAAACAATGTGTAAATAGATCATGTTAAAATTTGCAGCACAATCCTGTTTGATCATTTACGTTATGTTTACATGAATCCTTTTCATGTAGACAATGAGCAatgtaaactttttataaattgtataacataatacaaacaaaaatgttttaggaTTGTCAATAGCAAaatacaaagatatatataatagataaaagaTATGTGATATTATTCtgaaaatatcattttcagAATAATATCACTACCTGTGAgcttttaagatataaaacacAGTTTTGTTAGATTGATATAcggtatatataaatatgcatatttatttatttttacagatataaaatcaagatttttaaaactttttatgaccaatcttaaaaataattgccaAACTAAATAATAgcaaatggaaaataaaattacaaacaaaatataaattttcaacatttttgttcaacaaaataTGAATCCTTGATGATAAATTAATCATTGTTTATATAGATGACATGTTAAATGTAacttacattatatatacatagattattatattttgcacatAAATGCATTGATGTTAATTTGCTgcatgtattttctttttaattttgatggTAAATGAACAAACTTTTGGTGCTTAGTCTATACagagtataatatttttgtcatcTAGTTAATATAAGACGAACAAACACAGTGcatgaattgaagaaatttatctCGAGTTGTCTTTTTATCTGTAAAGTATCATTAAAGactgatataaaaatgattattttatatcattcacACACaatgttatgaaaaaattactaggaattaataatcatacaatttttttcatgctGCCTCTGGTATTACTCACAATAGAGAtaatttcatacatttactCATGTTGATCGACATTGATACGTTGATGTTATCTCTCTGAATCATTTGAGATTAGACTATGAAAGACATTAGTGAGATATAAGTGAAATTTTGTGACATGATTAATACCATCTTTTTTTAGATATCAGAAGAATACGTGCATGTTTTGGAGTGAGAGTGTTTCAATGTTTCCAAAGACTCTTTAATTGATGAACAGAAAACACacaacatacacacacacacacatatccAAAAGATATAAGAGAAACAGGAACATGGACAGAGAACGTGGTGCAACCTACGCGGGAGGTGATAGCCACCTACTCGAATACTGGGAGGAATATCAGAAAATGATAGAGGAGACAAAAATGTTGGATGATTATTTAGAAGAAGAGTGCAGCCCCCGAAGTTATGATGGTATGTATTTACTATAACTTAAACTATATACTATAAATAGCAagctaaaaatgattttattatgttttactatgttttttttatgtttatgtaaatgtgaagtaataaaaaagaaattatgatataaaatgcattattattacttattagtCGGTCCATCGAAAGCTTTGATTACAATGTTACATGTGCGCAgtatatttaatcaatttgtttatcataaacaaaacaattattaactttaaaaaatatcacttttcTCATTATAGATACCAGTATGTACctgcaattttatatatcataaaaattatttttaaatatttctaatgtaCTATAAAAACGCATATAATGTTACTATTGAACAATATGAACAACAGTCATGTTGAAACAAAATCAAGTCTTGTATTTTTTTCGTTTgcttacaatataatataaaagttatacttatatttgtgtgtatgtgtatgtgtaattgaacaatatatttttgagaatttcgaaagatgtaaaaaaatttaaaaaatcaaaaacgtCATTATTGTGCTGCAacatagtattatatatttgaaatatatgtatagaatgagtatactttaaatttttttacagaaggagaagaagaagctGAATGGTTACGTGCAGCAGGCTTAGGGCAATTAACAGAGGCATGGAAAGCAGGCAGGGAAGTGCAACCTGAAGAATTAGGAGTGGCTTTACGTCCTTTGTCACGGGTCCAAGCAGAAGTTGTGAAACGTCGCGTGAGATCGCTCAATCATACAGTCAAGCAACGTTTTAATCAGCGCCAACGTGTTCGCAAACCAGATATTAGAGATGTCTTTAAAGATGTAGAGGTATATTATTTAAGtctaattaatgaaaatattaaaataaaaattttttttatattatagacaTTTTTGATTAtgtgtaaataaagtatttcaTTTAAGTTGAGCATTATAAAATCCCATTTTATatgttgtttttaataatatggaaaaatatcaaaatgttatttgtgtttcaaagta contains:
- the LOC105199185 gene encoding zinc finger CCCH-type with G patch domain-containing protein, which gives rise to MTDAKSLKEAIEQYEIQLSQVDTTLSTTPKGPDRDNLLSLKSNIEELISLTKESLQSLEGNVDNEKNHDDKTEDLLDREYALFKAELEKSSDDSENKQDDPTAAASGSIEDELKELQGMKCKAPHGSTWGGIGYHNAMVCSVYRDSDEPIKNIHDIKVRVLFLNPTHKEMIPCPYFLDGNCKFSDENCHYCHGEIVPFSSLQEYKEPDFHSIKVGSKVLTKQKNNMWHRSIVLKLPENDEDEYRVKFESSGKIIEAALQDLLPLDDTNLEISDTSDDSDDNDDDDDNVSNVDNIDNDSEPHSYINDQLVHKSLLTLQSNEPLGNWERHTRGIGSKLMMQMGYVIGTGLGKQSDGRIEPVEAQVLPAGKSLDHCMELREFAGNDKDLFSAERKMRKQQKKLEQQKERQYQREKQKVDNNVFNFINKALGDKPKESSASSSQSKDKLRTESTRNLNVASFQIGENINRLERESSKLKESLMKHAKGSVLYNSIAIRYNEKQKELTNLRASEKNIVAEQNQRKTKAKFSVF
- the LOC105199182 gene encoding immunoglobulin-binding protein 1b isoform X1, coding for MMSEEILSKGSNYEKDKNDSTTLSELFDNAFELYNSINATAEPTNSSKVQLDIKRAMRMFEDATKLVSMVDMFSDNETFEEVATENIKYFLLPALLGKLTNQICITDDRMHLVKVAEVYFVDFLKRLKAYGLTDIKIPEISSTDEKNKVADHNTPESSSKMLENMVIRRNTKIQRYQQEKDLESRLDTLKKNLDNPNIDDEIKREYFVTLLKLYVVRIVEELNLLKTEKEILENMKKMEPMHTLPSESQRTQKQRSSAPKLQPIIITRNEMQKKVYGAGYPSLPVLTVQEFYEQRVKDGDWPDPSQHNATNSQCLQDMANKDTSANNEDSEAVLKEEMEENDDSEYLERTRAMDEYKDTHRRGWGNRANRS
- the LOC105199182 gene encoding immunoglobulin-binding protein 1 isoform X2; its protein translation is MRMFEDATKLVSMVDMFSDNETFEEVATENIKYFLLPALLGKLTNQICITDDRMHLVKVAEVYFVDFLKRLKAYGLTDIKIPEISSTDEKNKVADHNTPESSSKMLENMVIRRNTKIQRYQQEKDLESRLDTLKKNLDNPNIDDEIKREYFVTLLKLYVVRIVEELNLLKTEKEILENMKKMEPMHTLPSESQRTQKQRSSAPKLQPIIITRNEMQKKVYGAGYPSLPVLTVQEFYEQRVKDGDWPDPSQHNATNSQCLQDMANKDTSANNEDSEAVLKEEMEENDDSEYLERTRAMDEYKDTHRRGWGNRANRS